A single genomic interval of Mycobacterium sp. DL592 harbors:
- the fdxA gene encoding ferredoxin, with the protein MTYTIAEPCVDIKDKACIEECPVDCIYEGARMLYIHPDECVDCGACEPVCPVEAIYYEDDVPDQWSQYTQINADFFAELGSPGGASKVGQTDNDPQVVKDLPPKEED; encoded by the coding sequence GTGACGTACACGATTGCCGAACCCTGCGTCGACATCAAAGACAAGGCATGTATCGAGGAGTGCCCCGTCGACTGCATCTACGAGGGCGCACGCATGCTGTACATCCACCCCGACGAGTGCGTCGACTGCGGTGCCTGCGAGCCGGTCTGCCCTGTCGAGGCGATCTACTACGAAGACGACGTCCCGGACCAGTGGTCGCAGTACACCCAGATCAACGCTGACTTCTTCGCCGAGCTGGGCTCGCCCGGCGGCGCATCGAAGGTCGGCCAGACCGATAACGATCCGCAGGTGGTCAAGGACCTGCCGCCCAAGGAAGAAGACTGA
- the dapC gene encoding succinyldiaminopimelate transaminase, translated as MRARRVSGRLPVFPWDTLAEVTATARAHPGGIVDLSVGTPVDEVAPVIREALAAASGAPGYPTTAGTPALRAAAVAALQRRYGITGLPEQAVLPVIGTKELIAWLPTLLGLGPDDVVVVPELAYPTYEVGALLTGSAVIAADSLTQLGPQSPAVVFINSPSNPTGRVLGIDHLRKVVEWARERGVLVVSDECYLGLGWDDKPVSVLHPDVSGGDHTGLLAVHSLSKSSSLAGYRAGFVAGDADVVAELLAVRKHAGMMVPTPVQAAMVAALDDDEHERVQRERYARRREVLLAAVRSAGFTVDHSEAGLYLWATRGEPCRDTLAWLAEHGILVAPGEFYGQRGIQHVRVALTATDERISAAAERLSQ; from the coding sequence CTGCGTGCCCGGCGGGTCTCCGGACGACTTCCGGTCTTTCCCTGGGACACCCTGGCTGAGGTAACCGCGACCGCCCGGGCCCATCCGGGCGGCATCGTCGACCTGTCGGTCGGCACCCCCGTCGATGAGGTGGCCCCGGTCATCCGCGAAGCCCTGGCCGCAGCCAGCGGCGCGCCGGGCTATCCGACCACGGCAGGCACCCCGGCCCTGCGGGCCGCTGCGGTGGCGGCGCTGCAGCGCCGCTATGGCATCACCGGCCTGCCCGAGCAGGCCGTCCTGCCGGTGATCGGCACCAAGGAACTCATCGCGTGGCTGCCGACGTTGCTCGGCCTCGGCCCCGACGACGTGGTGGTGGTCCCCGAGCTGGCCTACCCGACCTATGAGGTCGGTGCGTTGCTGACCGGGTCTGCGGTGATTGCGGCGGACTCGCTGACCCAGCTCGGCCCGCAGTCACCGGCGGTGGTCTTCATCAACTCGCCGAGCAACCCGACCGGGCGCGTGCTGGGAATCGACCATCTGCGCAAGGTCGTCGAGTGGGCCCGCGAGCGTGGCGTCCTGGTGGTCTCCGACGAGTGCTATCTGGGGCTGGGGTGGGACGACAAGCCGGTCTCGGTGCTGCATCCCGACGTCAGCGGCGGTGACCACACCGGGCTGCTCGCGGTGCATTCGCTGTCGAAGAGCTCGTCGCTGGCCGGGTACCGGGCCGGGTTCGTCGCCGGTGACGCCGATGTGGTGGCCGAGCTGCTCGCGGTGCGCAAGCACGCCGGAATGATGGTGCCGACCCCGGTGCAGGCGGCGATGGTGGCTGCCCTCGACGACGACGAGCACGAACGCGTGCAGCGGGAGCGCTACGCCCGGCGCCGCGAGGTCCTGCTCGCCGCTGTCCGGTCGGCCGGTTTCACCGTCGACCATTCCGAGGCCGGCCTGTATCTGTGGGCCACCCGCGGTGAGCCCTGCCGGGACACGCTGGCGTGGCTGGCCGAGCACGGCATCCTCGTCGCGCCCGGGGAGTTCTACGGTCAGCGGGGGATCCAACACGTGCGGGTGGCGTTGACAGCCACCGACGAACGCATTTCCGCCGCGGCGGAGCGGCTGAGCCAGTAG
- a CDS encoding MspA family porin — MKYMGRVLVALIAAMAALFVGNGTSNAGLDNQLSLVDGGGRTLTIQQWDTFLDGVFPLDRNRLTREWFHSGKAVYSVVGPGADEFAGTLELGYQVGFPWSLGVGINFSYTTPNILLDDANISPTGFNPLGSIITPNLFPGVSISADLGNGPGIQEVATFSVDVSGPNGSVAVANAHGTVTGAAGGVLLRPFARLISKAGDSVTTYGEPWNMN, encoded by the coding sequence ATGAAATACATGGGTCGAGTGCTGGTGGCGTTGATCGCCGCCATGGCGGCGCTCTTCGTCGGAAACGGCACGTCGAACGCGGGCCTGGACAACCAGTTGAGCCTGGTCGACGGCGGTGGCCGTACGTTGACGATTCAGCAGTGGGACACCTTCCTGGACGGCGTGTTCCCCTTGGACCGCAACCGGCTGACCCGTGAGTGGTTCCACTCCGGCAAGGCTGTCTACAGCGTCGTGGGCCCGGGTGCCGACGAGTTCGCGGGCACCTTGGAGCTGGGCTACCAGGTGGGCTTCCCGTGGTCACTCGGTGTGGGTATCAACTTCAGCTACACCACCCCCAACATCCTGCTGGATGACGCGAACATCTCCCCGACGGGTTTCAATCCGCTGGGCTCGATCATCACCCCGAACCTGTTCCCCGGTGTGTCGATCAGCGCTGACCTGGGCAACGGCCCGGGCATCCAGGAAGTCGCCACCTTCTCGGTGGACGTCTCGGGCCCCAACGGCTCGGTGGCGGTGGCCAACGCCCACGGCACCGTCACCGGTGCGGCCGGCGGTGTGCTGCTGCGCCCGTTCGCCCGGTTGATCTCCAAGGCCGGCGACAGCGTCACCACCTACGGCGAACCCTGGAACATGAACTGA
- a CDS encoding CdaR family transcriptional regulator has product MRATGVGLGQLVLALDATLVRLVEAPRGLDIPVRSAALIDSDDVRLGLSVSAGSADVFFLLGINAADTARWIDRQTAAHGAPAAVFVKEPSDAVVNKAAAVGAAVVAVDPKARWERLYRLVNHVFEARRADPVSDSGTDLFALAQSVADRTHGMVSIEDAQSHVLAYSASNDEADELRRLSILGRAGPPEHLAWIAQWGIFDILRAGSEVVSVDERPALGLRPRLAIGIHRPDARFMGTIWVQQGSRPLADDAEDVLRGAAVLAARIMARLAARPSAHLLAVQQVLGLAEADNDTAALARELSVTADGRVAVIGFDSHTEHQRLVDVLALSASAFRPDAQVGSNGSRVYVLLPDSGRPAPIVSWIRGTIATLRTELGLELRAVIAAPVAGLAAAAGARREIDRVLDSAERHPVAIGQVTTLAEARTTVLLDEIVTMVGASDRLVDPRVRRLREREPVLAATLEAYLDSFGDIAGAAAALHVHPNTVRYRVRRIEQVMATSLADPDVRLLLALSLRATA; this is encoded by the coding sequence ATGCGGGCGACCGGTGTCGGGCTGGGCCAACTGGTGTTGGCCCTGGATGCGACGCTGGTCCGGCTCGTCGAGGCACCGCGCGGGTTGGACATACCCGTCCGCTCGGCCGCCTTGATCGACTCCGACGACGTGCGGCTGGGCTTGTCGGTGAGCGCCGGCTCGGCCGACGTGTTCTTCCTCCTCGGGATCAACGCGGCGGACACGGCCCGCTGGATCGACCGGCAGACCGCCGCCCACGGCGCGCCGGCGGCGGTCTTCGTCAAGGAACCGTCCGACGCGGTGGTCAACAAGGCCGCCGCGGTGGGCGCCGCCGTCGTGGCCGTCGACCCCAAGGCTCGCTGGGAACGGTTGTATCGCCTGGTCAACCATGTTTTCGAGGCGCGGCGGGCCGATCCGGTGTCGGACTCCGGCACCGATCTGTTCGCGCTGGCCCAGTCCGTCGCGGACCGCACCCACGGCATGGTCAGCATCGAGGACGCCCAATCCCACGTGCTGGCCTATTCGGCGTCCAACGACGAGGCCGACGAACTGCGCCGGCTGTCGATCCTCGGCCGCGCCGGGCCGCCGGAACATCTGGCGTGGATCGCCCAGTGGGGCATCTTCGACATCCTGCGTGCGGGCAGCGAGGTGGTCAGCGTCGACGAGCGGCCCGCGCTGGGGCTGCGGCCCCGCCTGGCGATCGGCATCCACCGGCCGGACGCCCGGTTCATGGGCACCATCTGGGTGCAGCAGGGTTCCCGGCCGCTGGCCGACGACGCCGAGGATGTGCTGCGCGGCGCCGCGGTCCTGGCCGCCCGGATCATGGCCCGGCTCGCGGCGCGGCCGTCCGCTCATCTACTGGCCGTACAGCAGGTCCTCGGCCTTGCCGAGGCCGACAACGACACCGCCGCACTGGCCCGCGAGCTCAGCGTGACTGCCGACGGGCGGGTGGCGGTGATCGGCTTCGACAGCCACACCGAACATCAGCGGCTCGTCGATGTTCTGGCGTTGAGCGCCAGCGCTTTTCGGCCCGACGCCCAGGTCGGCTCGAACGGTTCGCGGGTGTACGTGCTGCTGCCGGATTCCGGGCGCCCCGCGCCGATCGTGTCCTGGATCCGCGGGACCATCGCCACCCTGCGCACCGAGCTGGGGCTGGAACTGCGAGCGGTGATCGCCGCGCCGGTGGCGGGGCTGGCCGCGGCGGCGGGCGCCCGCCGCGAGATCGACCGGGTCCTCGACAGTGCCGAGCGGCATCCGGTGGCTATCGGGCAGGTGACCACGCTGGCCGAAGCGCGCACCACGGTGCTGCTCGACGAGATCGTCACCATGGTCGGGGCCAGCGACCGGCTGGTCGACCCGCGGGTGCGCCGGTTGCGGGAGCGCGAGCCGGTGCTCGCCGCGACGCTGGAGGCCTACCTGGACAGCTTCGGCGACATCGCCGGGGCCGCGGCGGCCCTGCACGTGCACCCCAATACCGTGCGCTACCGGGTGCGCCGGATCGAGCAGGTGATGGCCACCTCGCTGGCCGACCCGGACGTGCGGCTGCTGCTGGCGCTGAGCCTGCGGGCCACCGCCTGA